One Peromyscus leucopus breed LL Stock chromosome 6, UCI_PerLeu_2.1, whole genome shotgun sequence genomic region harbors:
- the LOC114680903 gene encoding LOW QUALITY PROTEIN: olfactory receptor-like protein COR9 (The sequence of the model RefSeq protein was modified relative to this genomic sequence to represent the inferred CDS: inserted 1 base in 1 codon) codes for MSYTIVKVMLEKEDLVLRRPCLPCLFACDRSSEHWWVSVAHNHNVAICRPLQYPVLMSVKVXVCLVAGSWLCGLVNSVTHTALAATLTLCGPNQISHFLCDIPLLLKLSCSDTSVNESVLHVASATIGLSPCLFTAGSYMLIISAILRIPSAQGRRKAFSTCASHLTVVVVFYGTANFNYDRPREGYSLDMDIVVSVLFCLVTPMLNPIIYSLRNKDIKGNLRKFTGKHGFSDVEKPMFETV; via the exons ATGAGCTATACCATAGTCAAGGTAATGCTAGAAAAAGAAGACCTGGTCCTGAGAAGACCTTGTCTCCCGTGTCTTTTTGCTTGTGATAGAAGCAGTGAGCATTGGTGGGTTtccgtggctcacaaccacaatGTGGCCATTTGCCGCCCCCTTCAGTATCCGGTTCTCATGAGTGTGAAGG GTGTCTGCTTGGTGGCTGGGTCCTGGCTCTGTGGCTTGGTGAATTCTGTGACTCACACCGCACTGGCAGCCACACTCACCCTGTGTGGACCCAATCAGATCAGCCACTTTCTCTGTGACATCCCACTGCTCCTCAAGCTCTCATGCTCAGACACCTCTGTCAATGAGTCTGTGCTCCACGTGGCCAGTGCCACCATCGGCCTGAGCCCCTGCTTGTTCACTGCAGGCTCCTACATGCTCATCATCTCTGCCATCCTTAGGATCCCCTCTGCTCAGGGCAGGAGAAAGGCCTTCTCCACCTGTGCTTCCCACCTCACTGTGGTGGTAGTCTTTTACGGAACAGCCAACTTCAACTATGACAGACCCAGGGAAGGCTACTCCCTGGACATGGATATCGTGGTGTCTGTGCTCTTCTGTTTAGTGACCCCCATGTTGAACCCCATCATCTACAGCCTGAGAAACAAGGATATAAAGGGCAACCTGAGGAAGTTTACTGGAAAACATGGATTCTCTg ATGTGGAAAAACCCATGTTTGAGACTGTGTGA